The genomic DNA TTGCAGACACTGAAGCTAGTTAAATGCCAAGAAGTTACAGATGAGGGAATGCAACTTATTGCATGCTTTCCTTGCTTAACTACTCTTTCACTCTGCAAATGTTTAGGCATTACGGATGATGGATTTAAGCTGCTAATTGGGTTACACAAGTTGGATCTTCTGATAGTAGAGGACTGCCCTCAGATTTCTGAGGATGGTGTACAAAGGGCTGCCAGGGTTGTTTCTTACAAGCAGGATTTGTCTTGGCTTTACTAAGTTATTTCCATCAGCATAATGTTCTTCTGTATAGCTATTCAATTGTTTGCCTTCCACCTTCCAGATGTACACTGGCATAGCTTGTGGTTTTCCATAAACAGTAAACATATTCTTATCATAAAGGGTCCAAATAGCATAAGGATATGTTTATTTCAGGGAGAAGCAAGTAAATCAAGACGATGTGAAGACTGCAAGAATTTTCTTGTCCTATTTCAGGAGTGAATCCATTGGAGCTACTATTCCAAGGTTTGAGGGTGAGAAAGATTGCCCTTCATGTAATTTTTACTAGTCATTTTTTTCTTGACTACGAGCCTAAATTTTTTCAGTGTATATGTGATTGATGATGAAGCGTTTTTTAAGATTGTCAGAGTAAGAGATAACAAAGTGAGAAAAGCAAAGTAGTAGAAGGGAGGCGATCTTGGAAGCATCCAATCAAGGTGAGGCCACTAGAATTGTATTCCATAGTCCTTATACTTTGTCCTCTCTTATAAATCATAGTTTGGTTTGCTTAAGTAGATAGACATTGCTTACGTTTGTTTTAGCACAATTTGAACAGTTTAATGGAAAGAAGAGTATATTTTGATATTCTTGGTAAGAAGAAACATGGATCAAATATTTTCATGCAAGGTTTGAACTTCTATAAACTAGGGTTTGTACTGAATATTGCTATCATTTAATCAGAAAAACCCATTTGCCTTTCATCTTTTTCTTACTTTTTTTGAGGTGCCCTCATAGTTACGATGTTGCTATTTTATGCCCAATATTCCGTTAACAATAACAGAGAGAAAGGAGCATGGTTTGAGACTTATGCTGCAACATGTGAAGAAAAGGGATGGGTATGGGATGACAAGAGTAAACAGAGTTTGCATTAATCGCCATGACTTCTTCCACTTTCTTGTCCACCTTATTCTTATTCTCCAATGTTGTTGACCTTGTATCACAAAAAGGCTTCCAAACTGAGGATTAGGATTCAAATTTGCATCCAATTTGTTAACCAATTAGGCATTAAAGTAGGGGATTCATGCATGAATTGTGATTATTCATGCATGAAGAGTGTATTCTAAATATGTgtattttatctatttatattcatatctaaaaaaattaaagtatttaatttatatttccaATAGCACAGGTTGCAAGTAGAAATAACTCAATCTGAATATGATGCCAATTCATAATCAAACTACTGCTCAAATAGAAACTTGTACAACTCCTTGTGAGTTCCATGCATGTTTTAGTCTTCTTTCACTTCTCGTTCTTCCATTGAATCACTGAATGAACAGTGACATTGCACTGCTTTGCTTACCCACTTTCCTCATTACTCATCAAACTAAACCAATTGACATCATCTAGCAGTCTAGAAACCCAAATTTATGCACGCAACACTCTCGATCAGGCATCCTTTGTGTACCTTCTGCATTTGTTCTTAAGAGAAGCAGAGGAGGATGTGTTGTTCTGCCAGTTCCTTTTCCTTTGGTTGATGAACCAGTTATTGATCTGCTTCAGTTGCAACCCGGTCTGTCGCACCAGTGTAACCTTGTCCTCCTCCTGTGGCATCCAAACCGAACCAAACATGGTCAAGATAAACAGTTCATTCGAGTAGATCAGGGGATGAATACATACTGTTGGGTATGGCCATTTGGAGTGGGATTGCCACCATGCTTTGAGAAGACAGGTAGTGCCCCCTGGGAGCCTTCCTGCTCTTCGTTTGCGAAGAATCTCCTCTCTTATGTCGGCAAGCTTCTCTTTGTAGCCCTGAAATTCAAGAATTTGATACCCTAGCCCTGAAATCAAACTACCAAATCCTTAACGCTTTCATGGTTGTAGGTTTTGCTTGCATACTTGCTTGAGTTCTTGCTTCAGCTCCTTCCTGATGTTCTCCATGAGAGAACGCTCTCTTTCGTTCGGAAGGCCGAAACCCATGTCATCTAATCCATCTGAACTTTCATCAGACCCATTGATGTCACCATCAGTTTGATCTTCCTCGTCGCCTGACATGGTTGCCCCAGTGCCTTCGCCAGGCGAGGCACCTAAAGGAATTGTGTAAATGTCTAATATGCGGAAGAGAAATTGAGACAAAGGGCAATGTCATCACCTGTCAAGACCTGAAGATTTTGCTCGAGTTCCCAACACGCTATTACTGCATCCATTGCATGGACACGAACGTGGTGTTGTAGCTGCTCCTTGAAGGTAAACAGCAgcaatagatattgtgtctattttgaaagaaagagaaaatgaatcaatataaataatGATATTTGAAAGCATTGACATATTTATGTAATTGAATGCTAAGcattaaactaaactaaaaaaTGATattgtgtctacatgaaagcatTGACATATTTATGTAGCTGCTCCATGGAGCGTGAAGTTTGATGGGCTCCATGGAATTAAATTGTGAGCGTGGGATTGTGAAGATCATGGAACTTAGTGAGAATCTCATTGCTTGAGTGCTTGGCTTATGATAGTTGGATTGAGTTGGTGCACCTGAGCTCAGGAAGGAGCTTAGTGGACTAGAGAAATGGAGCTTGGATCAAATGTTGGTTATGGAGCTTGTAGAGCTAGTTGGTGCACCTGAGCTCAGGGAGGAGCTTAGTGGACTAGAGAAATGGAGCTTGGATCAAATGTTGGTTATGGAGCTTGTAGAGCTTATTCCTTCACAGTTAGCTTGGATCAAGGTAGTGC from Zingiber officinale cultivar Zhangliang chromosome 4A, Zo_v1.1, whole genome shotgun sequence includes the following:
- the LOC121970130 gene encoding homeobox protein knotted-1-like 13 isoform X2, with the protein product MWMSAPDQTLDLSFFSPNFYSIFVRFEFLIPQSFHSFVQKFDEQRRSMQELPPSPRRFNDEEGERTAAPAVARLKAEIAGHPLFEQLLSTHVACLRVATPVDQLPRLDAQLARSNEVLSNYSGVSAAAAAAEDDASYRARELHQFMTQYLLLLFTFKEQLQHHVRVHAMDAVIACWELEQNLQVLTGASPGEGTGATMSGDEEDQTDGDINGSDESSDGLDDMGFGLPNERERSLMENIRKELKQELKQGYKEKLADIREEILRKRRAGRLPGGTTCLLKAWWQSHSKWPYPTEEDKVTLVRQTGLQLKQINNWFINQRKRNWQNNTSSSASLKNKCRRYTKDA
- the LOC121970130 gene encoding homeobox protein knotted-1-like 13 isoform X1, with protein sequence MWMSAPDQTLDLSFFSPNFYSIFVRFEFLIPQSFHSFVQKFDEQRRSMQELPPSPRRFNDEEGERTAAPAVARLKAEIAGHPLFEQLLSTHVACLRVATPVDQLPRLDAQLARSNEVLSNYSGVSAAAAAAEDDASYRARELHQFMTQYLLLLFTFKEQLQHHVRVHAMDAVIACWELEQNLQVLTGASPGEGTGATMSGDEEDQTDGDINGSDESSDGLDDMGFGLPNERERSLMENIRKELKQELKQGYKEKLADIREEILRKRRAGRLPGGTTCLLKAWWQSHSKWPYPTVCIHPLIYSNELFILTMFGSVWMPQEEDKVTLVRQTGLQLKQINNWFINQRKRNWQNNTSSSASLKNKCRRYTKDA